In one window of Cydia pomonella isolate Wapato2018A chromosome 16, ilCydPomo1, whole genome shotgun sequence DNA:
- the LOC133526212 gene encoding mitochondrial 2-oxoglutarate/malate carrier protein-like, with the protein MPAETIGDTKTIPGGLRFVFGGLSGMCATSVVQPMDLVKTRMQLLGTAGKNVTMISMTREVVSSQGAGGLYVGLSAALFRQATYTTGRLGCFTYITDIYTANYGVPNFGVKLAIGVVAGSVGALVGNPAEVALVRMTADGRLPFEQRRNYTNVFNALSRMIKEEGLLTLMRGTSATAARAAVLNAAQLGTYAQAREALLPKMGDGIPLHFCASMIAGFLATSASLPFDKVKTKVQNAAQGGSRASMIGVILSVIKKEGPLGLWSGFLPTYFKIGPHTVLTLIALEQINAFYLSLA; encoded by the exons ATGCCTGCCGAAACAATAGGGGACACGAAGACCATACCGGGAGGTCTCCGGTTCGTGTTCGGAGGCCTCAGTGG CATGTGTGCTACGAGTGTAGTCCAACCCATGGATCTAGTAAAAACCCGTATGCAGCTCCTGGGCACGGCTGGCAAGAATGTCACCATGATATCCATGACCAGAGAG GTGGTCAGCAGCCAGGGCGCTGGCGGCCTCTACGTCGGTCTGTCAGCCGCGCTGTTCCGACAAGCTACTTACACTACGGGCCGGCTTGGCTGCTTCACCTACATCACTGATATCTATACTGC TAACTATGGCGTGCCGAATTTCGGCGTGAAGCTGGCAATCGGCGTGGTCGCCGGTAGCGTGGGCGCGCTTGTTGGCAATCCCGCTGAGGTGGCACTCGTGAGAATGACTGCTGATGGGCGCCTGCCGTTTGAACAGCGAAGGAATTACACTAATGTGTTCAATGCCCTTAGCAG GATGATCAAGGAGGAGGGTCTCTTGACCCTTATGCGCGGTACTTCAGCCACTGCTGCGCGCGCCGCCGTGCTCAACGCTGCGCAGCTGGGCACTTATGCACAG GCCCGCGAAGCGCTACTACCTAAAATGGGGGACGGCATTCCCCTCCATTTTTGCGCATCCATGATAGCCGGCTTTCTTGCAACGAGCGCGTCTCTGCCGTTTGACAAAGTCAAGACGAA AGTCCAGAACGCAGCGCAGGGCGGTTCAAGAGCCAGCATGATTGGCGTTATCCTAAGCGTCATAAAGAAGGAAGGCCCTCTAGGTCTCTGGAGCGGGTTCCTACCTACTTACTTCAAGATCGGACCCCACACTGTGCTCACGCTGATTGCATTGGAGCAGATCAACGCTTTCTACTTAAGTTTAGCCTAA
- the LOC133526211 gene encoding mitochondrial 2-oxoglutarate/malate carrier protein-like, translated as MGDKSKPKITKIPPLYQFLFGGSAGMMATCIVQPMDLLKTRMQLLGPGAKDYTMVKMAKEVVAKEGVAGLYNGISAALFRQATYTTGRLGSFNAITDMYTKSHGTPNFGMKMLIGMIAGGIGALVGNPAEVALVRMTADGRLPPEKRRNYAHVFNALGRMIGEEGAGTLLRGVSATVSRAAVVNGAQLGSYAQAREMLLPTMGDTMLLHFTASMIAGLITSASSLPLDKVKTKVQNAAKGGEQIGMVGVIMEVLKKEGILGFWSGFLPTYLKIGPHTVFTFIFLEQINAAYFRAVNA; from the exons ATGGGGGACAAATCAAAACCAAAAATCACGAAAATACCCCCTTTGTACCAGTTCCTTTTCGGAGGATCAGCCGG CATGATGGCAACCTGCATCGTCCAGCCCATGGACTTACTGAAGACCAGAATGCAACTGCTGGGGCCTGGAGCCAAGGACTACACCATGGTTAAAATGGCCAAAGAG GTAGTCGCTAAAGAGGGTGTGGCGGGCCTGTACAACGGGATATCTGCCGCGCTGTTCCGACAGGCCACGTACACCACCGGACGCCTCGGAAGTTTTAACGCAATCACTGATATGTACACCAA ATCACACGGGACGCCAAATTTCGGCATGAAGATGCTCATTGGCATGATCGCGGGCGGCATTGGGGCGTTAGTGGGCAACCCTGCTGAAGTGGCGCTTGTCAGAATGACCGCCGATGGCCGCCTACCGCCCGAGAAGCGAAGGAACTATGCGCACGTGTTCAATGCGCTTGGCAG AATGATCGGCGAGGAAGGCGCAGGTACATTACTCCGAGGCGTCTCCGCCACCGTCTCCCGCGCAGCGGTCGTCAACGGAGCTCAACTGGGCTCCTACGCCCAAGCCAGAGAAATGCTTCTACCCACGATGGGGGATACAATGTTACTACATTTCACTGCATCTATGATAGCTGGCCTAATCACATCTGCCTCTTCGTTGCCGCTTGATAAAGTTAAAACGAA AGTGCAAAACGCGGCAAAAGGAGGCGAGCAGATAGGCATGGTCGGCGTAATAATGGAGGTGCTAAAGAAGGAGGGCATCCTGGGGTTCTGGAGCGGGTTCCTGCCCACCTATCTCAAGATAGGACCCCACACTGTCTTCACTTTCATCTTCCTGGAGCAGATAAATGCTGCGTACTTCAGGGCGGTGAATGCGTAA
- the LOC133526221 gene encoding uncharacterized protein LOC133526221, with the protein MTTNRKSLFMFLMGLAWKCRFSMPLLLSGSAAVLGRAWMFQVRVRTVHSLRDHELAYYEDDEEEEDSWETDTNDSWETIMEEEVAYG; encoded by the exons ATGACTACAAATCGGAAGTCGTTATTTATGTTCCTGATGGGTCTGGCGTGGAAATGCCGCTTTAGCATGCCACTACTGCTGAGCGGTTCAGCAGCGGTGCTGGGACGCGCCTGGATGTTCCAGGTTCGAGTCCGGACCGTGCACAGCCTCCGAGACCACGAG CTGGCGTACTACGAAGACGACGAGGAGGAGGAGGACTCCTGGGAGACCGACACCAACGACTCCTGGGAGACCATCATGGAAGAGGAGGTAGCTTATGGGTAG
- the LOC133526214 gene encoding sepiapterin reductase — translation MASSSSNNIDLSGPTYCVLSGASQGIGRAIAVEISKLLGPNSLMLLLARNKAELALTASLCESDKVKVIFNSIDLSKASNDETKAVLNNSLAGRKVTDFTTSLIFHNVGSLGNLAVETFRMENIEELRDYYDLNVFKVIGLNTQFLKIFEEVEDRVVIVNITSLCAIKPMSGMAYYCSGKAAREMYFKVLAEEKKHIRILNYSPGPVETAMIDYVLAETVNENLRDVFTTFKNQGTLLKPEMTAKKCMRVLQAGRFAPGEHVDYFDDE, via the coding sequence ATGGCTTCATCGTCTTCAAACAACATTGACCTTTCCGGGCCCACTTACTGCGTGCTGAGTGGAGCTTCTCAGGGCATCGGGCGAGCCATAGCTGTAGAGATATCCAAACTCCTTGGTCCAAACTCTCTGATGCTGCTGCTGGCACGTAACAAGGCAGAACTTGCCCTAACAGCAAGCCTGTGCGAATCTGACAAGGTAAAAGTTATATTTAACTCCATAGACTTGTCTAAAGCATCCAATGATGAAACAAAAGCTGTTCTGAATAATTCGCTAGCAGGACGGAAAGTCACTGACTTCACCACCAGTCTGATTTTCCACAATGTTGGGTCACTTGGAAACTTAGCTGTGGAGACTTTCCGCATGGAGAACATAGAAGAACTGAGAGACTACTATGACCTTAATGTTTTTAAGGTGATCGGCTTGAACACCCAATTTCTGAAGATTTTTGAGGAAGTGGAGGATAGGGTCGTTATTGTGAACATTACGTCTCTGTGCGCTATCAAGCCAATGAGTGGCATGGCATATTACTGCAGTGGAAAAGCAGCTCGGGAGATGTATTTCAAAGTGCTTGCAGAAGAAAAGAAGCACATTAGAATTTTGAACTACTCCCCCGGACCAGTAGAAACAGCTATGATTGATTATGTGTTAGCGGAAACAGTGAATGAGAATCTCAGAGATGTGTTCACCACATTTAAGAATCAGGGTACTCTTCTGAAGCCAGAGATGACGGCTAAGAAGTGTATGCGGGTGTTGCAAGCAGGCAGGTTTGCTCCGGGCGAGCATGTtgattattttgatgatgagtAA
- the LOC133526220 gene encoding uncharacterized protein LOC133526220 codes for MDPWGSEIAEETVVSPKFEDDFTPAQDSGKLSDSAEYLAILERKLKSIRAKNKVVENLAAYRADCIDRLMREGCDLDPVIGDTEEDQLIEEEEPQ; via the exons ATGGATCCTTGGGGCAGCGAAATTGCCGAAGAAACTGTAGTTTCGCCTAAATTTGAAGACGATTTCACGCCCGCGCAGGACTCTGGAAAATTATCCGATTCGGCCGAATATTTGGCTATCTTAG AACGTAAATTGAAGTCAATTCGAGCTAAGAACAAGGTTGTGGAGAATTTGGCGGCGTATCGAGCGGACTGCATCGACCGGTTGATGCGAGAGGGCTGCGACTTGGATCCCGTCATCGGCGACACCGAGGAAGACCAGCTCATTGAAGAAGAGGAACCCCAGTAA